A window of Clostridium taeniosporum genomic DNA:
AGCTTTAGATTATCAATCAAGACTTTTAGTATGTGATGATGTATTCAAAATAATAAAAAAGGAAAAGAAAACTGCCCTAATGGTAACACATGATATCTCAGAAGCTATTTCTACTTCTAGTCGAATTCTTGTATTATCTCAAAGACCTGCACAGATAAAGAAAGATGTAGATATAATATTCTCGAAAAAAGATATTACTCCTTTTGAAAGAAGAAAAGAACCAGAGTTTAGAGGTTACTTTAATGATTTATGGAAGGAGCTTGATCAAAGTAATGAGTAAAGAACATGATATGTATTTAAAAAAAATAAAATACAATAAAATAAAACTTATAGTTACCAGAATTTTAATATTAGTTCTTTTTATAGCTCTTTGGGAAATTGCAGGTGACTTAAAATGGATTGATCCATTCTTAACTTCTACTCCTTCTAGAATGTATAAATCCCTCCTATCTTTTTATAATGATGGAACCTTAATGCGCCATATTTGGGTAACATGTTATGAAACCATACTAGGTTTTACTTTAGGTACTGTTCTTGGAACTGCCATTGCAGTAATACTATGGTGGTGTCCTTTTGCCTCTAAAGTATTAGACCCTTATTTAGTAGTATTAAATGCCTTACCTAAAGTTGCTTTAGCACCAATAATTATATTCTGGGTTGGTAATGGTACTACTGCAATAATTGTAATAGCTCTATTAATCTCTATTGTTACTACAATTATAAGTGTATTAAGTGGTTTTAATGAAATAGATAGAGATAAAATCATGTTAATGAAAACTTTTAGGGCATCTAAACTTCAAATCTTAAGACATTTAATTTTTCCTTACTCTATTCCAGTATTTATATCTGCACTAAAAATCAATGTTGGATTATCATGGGTTGGTGTGATAATGGGTGAATTTTTAGTAGCTAGAGAAGGCTTAGGTTTTTTAATTGTATATGGTGGCCAAATTGCTCAATTAGATATGGTTATGATGAGTATAGTAATACTTTCTGTAATTGCTTTTATAATGTATGAAATAGTGGCTTTTTCAGAAAAACGTTTAATTAAAAATAAGTCTTTAGAAAAATAATTAGATTTCATGTCTAAATCTTCAAATTAATTAATAATTAAGAGTTTTTTGTAGAAAAAATACCTTTACTTGCTCTAATAAAAGATTTTTAGAATTATTTCTGAAAATCTTTTATTATTTTGGCTTTATATACCTTTTACTTATTGCTCAACAAGTGATAAATTATAGTAGGTGAATTTATTGTTTAATAATTATATTTATAAATTTAAAATTAAATATATAGTTGGGGGAGGAAAAGATGAAATTATTTAAAGAAGCATTAGTTATTTTAGTTATCTATCTACTAGGAGAATTTTTATCATCTTTCTTTAAATTACCTGTACCAGGTAATATTTTAGGAATGATTATATTATTCTTATTATTATGTTTTAATGTGATTAAAGTTGATAAGATCTCAAATGTATCAAATTTTTTACTAGATCATTTAGCATTCTTCTTTATTCCTGCTGGAGTAGGACTTATGACGTCATTAAATATAATAAAATCTAATTGGTTAAAATTACTTGTAGTTTGTTTATGTACAACCACGATAATTATAGCCTCTACAGGTTTAATAGTTCAATTTGTATCAAAGAAATCAAAAAATGAAAAAAAGGGACGTGGAATAATTGGACATAATAATTAATAATATTTTATTTGGATTAGTACTTTCTTTAATTGCATTTGAAATAGGAATATTCATAAATAAAAAAACAGGAATAGCCTTATTAAATCCATTACTTATAGCAATTGCATTTATAATTTGTTTCTTATTTGCATTTAACATAGATTTTAATACTTATAATGAAGGTGGACAATTTATTAATATGTTTTTAGGACCTTCAACAGTAGTATTAGCTGTTCCACTTTATAAACAAATAGAATTACTCAAGAAAAATGCTATAGCTATTTTTTCTGGAGTATTTATAGGAAGTATCATAGGTATGTTTTCTGTAATGGGTATTTCTTATTTTGTTGGTTTAGATTCTACTATAATAAAATCTTTAATTCCAAAATCTGTAACAACACCAATAGGTATTGAAATAAGTAGCCAGTTAGGTGGACTAGTTCCTGTAACTGTACTTGCAATTATAATTACTGGAATTATAGGAGCCATATTTGGACCTACTATATGTAAATTATTTAAAATTAAAGATAAAGTAGCAATTGGTATTTCAATCGGAACTGCTGCTCATGCTGTTGGTACTACAAAAGCCTTAGAACTTGGAGACACTGAAGGTGCTATGAGCAGTCTTTCAATAGGTGTTGCTGGGCTTATGACAGTATTTATGGCTCCATTAGCTTATCATATAGCCTTATTTATGTATGGTTTTATAAAATAGTTAATATAAATTATTATTACAAAAAATAGTATGCATCTAACAAAAAAGACGTTGCAAAATCTATGCAACGTCTTTTTTATTTTACGTTTAAATAAACTCAATTTTCCAATTATAATAACCTGTTTTTTCATTTCTCTCATATCTAAAATAAGCTGAAAATGTATTTCCTTTTTTACTTTTTAAATTTCTAAAACCTACTTTTCCATTTTTAAGTAATAAAGCAATCATTTGTTTTGAAACTTTCTTACCAAAAGATAAGATATATTTATCATTTTTCCATATTGTAAATTTACATCCATTTTTCCAATTAGTACATCCGAAGTTTTTTTCAGTTTCCACTACTGGATTTCCACATACAGGGCATTTTCCTATTTCTTCTATACCTTCTGGAATTTCAATCTTAAATCTTGATAATGCTGAAATATCTTTTTTTATCTTATCCACAGCATTATTCGTAAAATCATATATTAAATTCATAAAATCGCCTTTTTTAAATTTGCCCTTTTCTATATCAGATAAAGTACTTTCAAGTCTACCTGTATACTCAAGATCTAAAAGTTCTTTAACTGGAAATATTTCAACTATATTTCTACCAAGCTCAGTACATATAAGACTTTTCCCTTTTGATTTTATATATCCGATATCTTTAAGTTTTTTAATTGTTTCAGCTCTAGTAGCTGGAGTTCCTATACTAAATCCATTTAAAATACATTGCATCATTTCATCAGAATCTTCTTTTCCTTCTATACCCTTACCACAAGTTTCCATAACTCTAAGTAATGTTTTTTCTGTATGGTGCTTTGGTGGCTTTTTTGTGACTTTATTTATTTTATTTGATACTATATCAACTTTTTCTTCTATATTTACCATAGGAAGAATAGTATCTTTAGTATCTATTTTTTCAACTACTCTCCACCCCTCTACAAGCTGAACTTTTCCCTTAGATATAAATTCACCTTTTACCTTTTCATTAGATGACTTTAAGCGTATTTTTGTTTCTTCAAATTCTGCAATCGGCATAAATTGCATTACAAATCTATTTTTAATAGCATTATAAACTATTTCTTCATCTTTACTAAGTCCACTTGGTTTAATATATGTTGGAGTTATAGCACTATGACTTTCAACTTTTGAATTATCAAAAACCCTTTTACTCTTTACAAATTTAATATCTTTTTCATAAGGTAAACCTGCCTTTAATGTATTTAATACTTTCCTTGCTCTATCCTCTAAACTCTCTTCTAAGACCACACTTGCTGTTCTAGGATAAGTTGTATACTTCTTTTCATAAAGACTTTGTGCTACCTTTAATACTTTGTCTGATGTCCATCCTTTGTATTTGCTTGTTATGTATCCCTGTAAATTAGATAAATTAAAAAGATATGGTGGGTAGTCCTTCTTCTTTTCAGTTTGCTTATCAATTATAGTAGCATTAGTTCCATCTAATAACTTTGCTATATTATCTAAAACACCTTTATCTTCAAATTTTTCTGTTTCTTTTTCATAATATAATCCATTAAATTCTTCATTGTTAGAATTTTTAAAAGTAGATGTTAATTTATAATAAGTAGTAGCCTTAAAATTTTCTATTTCTTTATCTCTATCATATATTATCTTTAATGTTGGTAGTAATACTCTACCTATATTAATTGTTTTGTTCTCTTCAAATTTATATTTTAATGTACTAACTGAAGTTAAATTTATACCAATTACCCAATCAGTCCATTGTCTTCCAATCCCTGCATCTTGTAAGAATTGCATTTCTTTATTGTCTTTTAAATTATTCATACCATTTTTAACTTCATCTGGAGTCCATTCATTTAATAATAGTCTGTATATTGGCTTTTGAATATTTAAATAACTAAATAATTCATCTGCAATTACTTGACCTTCCCTATCAAAATCTGTTGCAGATATAACTCCATCTACATCATCTTGCCCTATTAAAGATTTTATTATATTAATTTGTTTTGCAGCACCCTTATCTTCTACTGTTCTATCCATACTATCGCATTTTACTTTGTATCGAAACTCTTCAGGAATAAACGGAAATTTTTCCATTCTCCAACCCTTCATATTCTCATCATAGTCTTTTGCGTCATATAATTGTAAAAGATGTCCAAAAGCCCAAGTAATATAATAATCTTCTCCTTTAAAATAACCATCTTTTCTGATTTTTATATTTAACGCATCTGCAATATTTTTTGCAACAGAAGGTTTTTCTGCAATAATTATCTTTGCCATGCCTTACCTCCTTAAAATCATACTTAAATATATCTTTTACCAACATATATATTAACATTAAAACAAAAATAAGGCTAGTTGATTGCATTTTAGTACATTCCAACTAACCTTGGTTACAATTGATTAAATCTAAATTATTAATTTTATTTCTAAAAAACTACATCTCATTTAACATCCATATATAAAAATTTAGTACTCCTGCATATAT
This region includes:
- a CDS encoding ABC transporter permease; translated protein: MSKEHDMYLKKIKYNKIKLIVTRILILVLFIALWEIAGDLKWIDPFLTSTPSRMYKSLLSFYNDGTLMRHIWVTCYETILGFTLGTVLGTAIAVILWWCPFASKVLDPYLVVLNALPKVALAPIIIFWVGNGTTAIIVIALLISIVTTIISVLSGFNEIDRDKIMLMKTFRASKLQILRHLIFPYSIPVFISALKINVGLSWVGVIMGEFLVAREGLGFLIVYGGQIAQLDMVMMSIVILSVIAFIMYEIVAFSEKRLIKNKSLEK
- a CDS encoding CidA/LrgA family protein, which codes for MKLFKEALVILVIYLLGEFLSSFFKLPVPGNILGMIILFLLLCFNVIKVDKISNVSNFLLDHLAFFFIPAGVGLMTSLNIIKSNWLKLLVVCLCTTTIIIASTGLIVQFVSKKSKNEKKGRGIIGHNN
- a CDS encoding LrgB family protein; its protein translation is MDIIINNILFGLVLSLIAFEIGIFINKKTGIALLNPLLIAIAFIICFLFAFNIDFNTYNEGGQFINMFLGPSTVVLAVPLYKQIELLKKNAIAIFSGVFIGSIIGMFSVMGISYFVGLDSTIIKSLIPKSVTTPIGIEISSQLGGLVPVTVLAIIITGIIGAIFGPTICKLFKIKDKVAIGISIGTAAHAVGTTKALELGDTEGAMSSLSIGVAGLMTVFMAPLAYHIALFMYGFIK
- a CDS encoding type IA DNA topoisomerase, translating into MAKIIIAEKPSVAKNIADALNIKIRKDGYFKGEDYYITWAFGHLLQLYDAKDYDENMKGWRMEKFPFIPEEFRYKVKCDSMDRTVEDKGAAKQINIIKSLIGQDDVDGVISATDFDREGQVIADELFSYLNIQKPIYRLLLNEWTPDEVKNGMNNLKDNKEMQFLQDAGIGRQWTDWVIGINLTSVSTLKYKFEENKTINIGRVLLPTLKIIYDRDKEIENFKATTYYKLTSTFKNSNNEEFNGLYYEKETEKFEDKGVLDNIAKLLDGTNATIIDKQTEKKKDYPPYLFNLSNLQGYITSKYKGWTSDKVLKVAQSLYEKKYTTYPRTASVVLEESLEDRARKVLNTLKAGLPYEKDIKFVKSKRVFDNSKVESHSAITPTYIKPSGLSKDEEIVYNAIKNRFVMQFMPIAEFEETKIRLKSSNEKVKGEFISKGKVQLVEGWRVVEKIDTKDTILPMVNIEEKVDIVSNKINKVTKKPPKHHTEKTLLRVMETCGKGIEGKEDSDEMMQCILNGFSIGTPATRAETIKKLKDIGYIKSKGKSLICTELGRNIVEIFPVKELLDLEYTGRLESTLSDIEKGKFKKGDFMNLIYDFTNNAVDKIKKDISALSRFKIEIPEGIEEIGKCPVCGNPVVETEKNFGCTNWKNGCKFTIWKNDKYILSFGKKVSKQMIALLLKNGKVGFRNLKSKKGNTFSAYFRYERNEKTGYYNWKIEFI